From Rhododendron vialii isolate Sample 1 chromosome 10a, ASM3025357v1, the proteins below share one genomic window:
- the LOC131302849 gene encoding putative disease resistance protein RGA3, with amino-acid sequence MADVLLSSLIRTILTTLTSSALKEFGTAWGLETELKNLESTLSTIQAVLVDAEAKQWTSEAVKNWLRKLKDSAYDADNVLDEFATQALKRKLDSQIHRVSAFFSLPNRLIFRLKMGNKIKGVKESLDRIAGERSFHLTEGLMVPESRAAEGRQTSSFVNESEILRNDEKERIINMLLDDLSDHDGVSVCAICGMGGLGKTTLAKLVYNDKRVEGHFDLRLWVCVSDDFDIKRLTGAIVESIEGGACNITNLDPLQRRLQEKLSGRRYLLVLDDVWNEYHEKWDRLKDVLRCGAKGSKVVVTTRSQKVAHIMATLPVHLMVGLSEDDSWSLFEQRAFDNRRMEENHELFEIGKAIVKKCGGLPLAIKALGSLMQFKSSESEWLFVRDSKIWDLPYDGSTILPALRLSYDNLPPHLRQCFAYCCIFLKDSVMEKDTLIELWMANGFIPSKGETTLHDTGHEIFNDLVWRSFLQDVAENFDGKTVCKMHDLVHDLALSIMQYDLLYVMDSHKDLKVPGKVRHLLLNICSAGGLTWNEAVLEVPSLRSFVLHPTIGFSWEEVSPWIGKKCLLGFRNRSISGCWI; translated from the coding sequence ATGGCAGATGtactcctctcctctctcataCGGACAATCCTTACAACCTTGACCTCCTCGGCCCTAAAGGAGTTCGGAACAGCTTGGGGCCTCGAAACCGAGCTCAAAAATCTGGAGAGTACTTTGAGTACAATCCAGGCAGTGCTTGTAGATGCAGAGGCCAAGCAATGGACGAGCGAGGCCGTCAAGAATTGGCTCCGAAAGCTCAAGGATTCAGCTTACGATGCCGACAACGTGTTGGACGAATTCGCCACCCAAGCCCTCAAACGAAAACTGGATTCTCAAATACACCGAGTAAGtgcctttttctctcttccaaATCGGCTTATATTTCGTTTGAAGATGGGGAATAAGATTAAGGGTGTTAAGGAGAGTTTGGATAGAATTGCTGGAGAGAGAAGTTTTCACCTGACGGAGGGCTTGATGGTGCCCGAATCTCGTGCGGCGGAGGGAAGACAGACCAGTTCCTTCGTGAATGAATCCGAAATTCTAAGGAATGACGAGAAAGAAAGGATAATTAACATGTTGCTCGATGATTTGAGCGATCACGACGGTGTTTCGGTGTGTGCTATATGCGGCATGGGGGGCCTCGGCAAGACTACACTCGCTAAATTGGTGTACAATGATAAGAGGGTGGAGGGGCACTTCGATTTAAGACTTTGGGTTTGCGTATCTGATGATTTCGACATAAAGAGACTGACAGGAGCGATTGTAGAGTCCATAGAAGGAGGCGCGTGCAATATCACAAACTTGGATCCACTCCAGCGCCGCCTCCAAGAAAAACTTAGTGGCAGGAGATATTTGCTTGTCTTGGACGACGTGTGGAATGAGTACCACGAGAAGTGGGATAGACTAAAAGATGTACTTAGGTGTGGAGCTAAAGGCAGTAAGGTTGTAGTGACAACAAGGAGTCAGAAAGTTGCTCATATTATGGCTACACTTCCTGTGCACCTTATGGTTGGTCTATCGGAGGATGATTCTTGGTCCTTGTTTGAGCAACGAGCTTTTGACAATCGAAGGATGGAGGAAAACCATGAGCTGTTTGAGATTGGGAAGGCGATAGTCAAAAAATGCGGAGGGTTGCCCTTAGCGATAAAAGCTCTAGGAAGCCTCATGCAGTTTAAAAGCAGTGAAAGTGAGTGGTTATTTGTGAGGGACAGTAAGATTTGGGATCTACCATATGATGGAAGTACTATCTTGCCTGCCCTAAGGTTGAGCTATGACAATTTACCTCCACACTTGAGGCAATGTTTCGCTTATTGTTGTATATTCCTTAAAGACAGTGTGATGGAGAAAGACACTCTGATTGAACTGTGGATGGCAAATGGTTTTATTCCCTCTAAAGGAGAAACAACTTTGCATGATACGGGCCATGAGATTTTCAATGACTTAGTTTGGAGGTCCTTCTTACAAGATGTGGCGGAGAATTTCGATGGCAAAACAGTATGTAAAATGCACGATCTTGTGCACGATCTGGCGCTATCTATTATGCAATATGATTTACTATATGTTATGGACTCCCATAAGGATCTGAAAGTTCCAGGAAAGGTTCGTCACTTGCTTCTTAACATTTGCTCAGCAGGGGGATTAACTTGGAATGAGGCTGTGCTTGAAGTTCCATCTCTACGGTCGTTTGTTTTACATCCAACCATTGGTTTTTCTTGGGAAGAAGTGTCTCCTTGGATTGGGAAGAAGTGTCTCCTTGGATTTCGAAACAGAAGTATCTCAGGGTGTTGGATTTGA
- the LOC131302847 gene encoding putative disease resistance protein RGA4, translating to MSRSNIVYLPESICDLQNLETLKLKHCNQLRKLPKRMRYMRNLVYLDIKGCHSLISMPPKLGQLTSLRRLSIFIVGQAEGYRIGELKELNLAGELEMKILDNVRSPADAENANLKRKHDLVSLNLSWDYHKEENLPSDVEGVLESLQPHSNLKKLRCEQLPPLGKLHVLKILNITGMRSVKCFDPECYGDGEISFQALEILDLLDMRSLEEWTTMDRQDVFPRLQVLSLWGSPKLTNLPALPTLESWQIHGSEMLLESVNNLTSLSSLSIGDFQLEILPHGLFQNHEALESLMIQSMPNIETLQNQMSGLSSLKRLKLNCCRKIGNLTGLEILNSLDSLDIMGCDSLTDLKGLEGLTSLRSLYIRHCLKLRSLSEGMQHLTLLRDLHISGCPEIQSFPEGMRNLNSLQRMAISDCEGLITLPNWLGNLQSLSYLEIRRCSNLRSRCKKESGEDWLKIAHIPNIWIKDD from the exons ATGTCGCGCTCTAACATAGTATATCTACCAGAATCCATATGTGATCTCCAAAATCTGGAGACTTTGAAACTTAAACATTGTAACCAGCTTCGTAAGTTGCCCAAACGCATGAGGTATATGAGAAATCTCGTATACCTAGACATTAAAGGGTGCCATTCTCTTATTTCTATGCCTCCTAAATTGGGACAACTAACTTCCCTACGAAGACTAAGCATATTCATTGTGGGCCAAGCTGAGGGTTACCGTATTGGCGAGCTGAAAGAATTAAATCTTGCGGGGGAGCTGGAAATGAAGATACTTGATAATGTAAGAAGTCCAGCGGACGCCGAGAATGCCAATTTGAAGAGGAAACATGATCTTGTTTCTCTGAATTTAAGTTGGGATTATCACAAAGAAGAAAACTTACCCAGTGATGTTGAAGGGGTGCTTGAGAGTCTCCAACCTCACTCGAATCTGAAGAAGCTGA GATGTGAACAACTTCCGCCTCTTGGGAAACTACACGTCCTTAAAATACTCAATATCACTGGAATGCGTTCTGTGAAGTGCTTCGACCCTGAATGTTATGGAGATGGGGAAATTTCATTCCAGGCACTAGAGATACTCGATCTTCTAGATATGCGGAGTTTGGAGGAATGGACGACAATGGATAGACAAGATGTTTTCCCGCGCCTACAAGTGTTGAGTTTATGGGGCAGCCCCAAGCTAACTAATTTGCCTGCCCTTCCAACACTTGAGAGTTGGCAGATACATGGCAGTGAAATGTTACTCGAGTCGGTGAATAATCTGACTTCGCTTTCCTCTCTTTCAATAGGCGACTTCCAGTTGGAGATTCTTCCGCATGGATTGTTTCAAAATCACGAGGCCTTGGAGTCCCTAATGATACAGTCTATGCCCAATATCGAGACTCTGCAAAATCAGATGTCTGGTTTGTCTTCTCTAAAGCGATTGAAACTTAATTGCTGCCGTAAAATAGGAAATTTGACAGGACTCGAAATCCTAAACTCTCTGGACTCACTTGATATAATGGGTTGTGATAGTCTTACGGACCTTAAGGGCTTGGAAGGCTTAACTTCCCTCAGATCCTTATATATTCGACACTGTCTCAAGCTAAGGTCGTTATCGGAGGGAATGCAACATCTGACGCTACTCCGAGACTTGCATATCAGTGGATGTCCAGAGATACAATCTTTTCCAGAAGGCATGCGAAATTTGAATTCTCTCCAGCGTATGGCGATATCGGATTGCGAAGGATTAATTACTCTACCAAACTGGCTAGGAAACCTCCAGTCGCTATCATACTTAGAGATTCGGCGTTGTAGTAATCTGAGGTCGCGGTGCAAGAAAGAGAGTGGCGAGGATTGGCTGAAGATAGCTCACATACCCAATATTTGGATCAAGGACGATTGA